The DNA segment CATCATGGTAAAGGCAGTATGACTTGTTGTGCCTATAACGCTCATAGAGGAAATCGAACGGTATATAAGACTTCTTCaactaaatcatcatttttcctGAAACCCTTCATCTTCAAGAAACCTCGAGAAGTGTGGTTTTTCAGTACCAACAAACCAGGACTATCCCATGGGAGCCTAGTGAAACCTCTTATTTCTTCCAAAAGGGGAGTCATTACTATATCACCAAAATGGAAAACGACTCTTTTCTCATCCCAGAACATAGTAGCGGCCTCAATTAGTGCATTATTTGGATGGATATCTAACATAGAGGGTAAATTTCCGAGgactcttttcacatgatttttgtcACTTGGTGCGAGGTTTTCCCACCAATTCAGTAGCAAAGGTGGGATGTTCTGAACCATGCCGAACTTGGGGACTTCGttcctcatttctgcaaaacaaataaaGTTAGCTTGCTCCCTCTCCAGATTTGGTTATTTACACGTTAGtgatcaacatattggcatattttctccaaataatgcacagATCGTGATTGTGCCAATTGGAACTATGGAAATATCGGCGGACTTTTGACAAGGCTTGTCTTAGCGAGTTATTATGTGGACAGTGTTCTAACTCATATTAGGTTTGgacatgatgcatgcatagttgATATTAGAGTGGGGCTTCTAGAAGAGTCTAGACCGGTACCCTCAAGCTATCAACTTAGAGGGAAAGGTACGAAACTATCGTCTGCaacgctgatcgactagttttactacaaataagcctttccaaatttaaagggtgatttaggaagagcgcggacactcatcaagtgtCACTATGGTATTGAttacgcatgagtggaatatgatatggAGCATGCTTTATGCAAATATAAAACAATACGTTgtcaaatatttttttgtatgttGAAAGTAGTAAatgcagtattgaatgaaacataaatacaaagaaagaaaaacaaggaagaAGTCAGTTCGCGCAATGTGGAAATTGTAATAAAGTAGATAAGGGAGTGAGCGTGGGGAGAGACATGATGTAGCAATTTAAAAATGTCTAAAGGAAAGCGCATGTTATGACCAAATTAAGTAGAGATTTGCATGTGAGTTCAAATAAATGGAAAACGGGGTAAAGGGTGTATAGGTAGCAATAAAAGGGAAATGGGAGTGGGATATTCATGTAACAGCAAAGATAATAAGCATACTTATCAAagaagactaattcatataaACCAAGTTCACTTATGGTCAGAActtaaaaatccccagcagagtcgacatGCTATCGCGCCtcttttctcgcaaaatcgggtttcgacacgtgacaactcttttaaggaagggttttaaaagagagagttgccacctaatgagtttgaggtgcgttagggcacctattttgcagataactctgtttgactagtttgcgtcaccaaagatcgcgtaagggctcgaaattacttcgaagagaatgtgttaggcactcTTTAAGGTCCACAAATGTGGGTCCTGGCAAactcaattatatgaattagtctatatGATCAAAGATAAGAAAATAAGGAATTCGGGAAGTTCATTATTAAACACAAATAATTGATGAAAGACAAGGTGGGGGTCCTAAAAtatttagcctaaaggatcacctcTTGCAACATAATACTTTGTAACTCCCTCGagatggggtgttactcatattattcagcggtcacagactatcatctcctgctacccgattactatctttaagttgttacctaaagcgcACTAGTTAATTCTAATTCGCaccctatgtgtgcactacccgtcccatgcctatggtccaggaggctttggacctctatttaAGTAGTTCTAGACTTCAACTTAGgctgctcaaaatgataaaactaatcgTCATGCTAAACAGGTTGGACTTCATATAAAAGCAGttaagggctcaagttagcctACACACTTAAATAATAAATGCACGCTGACTAATTAACATTgatagtgacagattttaaacgAGTTAAGGTtgtagaatcctataggcaggttctCTATGTGATTCTGGATTTTAATAAGCAGGCAATTTCATACGTAGGAGCCATTTTTCTTAATACAATTTCTAAGAGCCTATGTAGTTGCCTACTGATTATGAGTATAAGAGattaaacttataggcatgatgtctaggtGATTCACGCAGTAACTAATAATGGTAATGACAAGAATATGTCCAGAACTGCTTGAtcgagtcctataggcatggtttctaataatgataaaagcagaACACATTTGAGCGAAATAGAGAACCTATATGCAGGATTTCTATAGCAACTAAACATATTTGAGCATAATGACACATTTTGAGCAAAGTAgagaacctataggcaggatttctatagcAACGAAACATATTTGAGCATAATGACACATTTTGAGCAAAGTAgagaacctataggcaggatttctacccatttCAATGCAAGTGTTAAGATAAACCCCATTTTCCCAATTTTACTAACACCCCAAATATTATTACATGATTATTATTGCAGACCCAATGAATGGCATaaattacaaaataaaataattataggGAGCCTACAGCAGGCCCAAAGATACACCAACTAGGCCAGGCCTTCATTCAACGGCCCAGAAATTACATCCTCATTGATATAAGGCAGCCAGAAATCAATTGATTCAGCCAGTAGGTGAAAAACAGAGTTGAGTAACTAGAACCATGCCCCTAGTATGTTAGAGTTCCCAATGGCCTCAAGAACCTAAggtagtgctcacactagggatgTGGATAGAGGAAATTCAGAGAATAACTAAGGACCAagtcctagtgtgtcagagttcataAGGATCTCAattggaccccgagcagtgctcacactaagGAGGTTAGATGATAGAACCTaaatagccttggctttcagccggctaagaatGAGAACTCAAAGAGCCCAAGTAACAAGTGAAAGATAGGGGACCAAGGTTGAGAGATAGGAATTGAGGGATTTAAACAAATACAACCAAATTGAGCATATAGAGCAAACAATCGAACAAATCACAGAATTTTAAAAGCAAGCTTAACAGAGACTTAGAAACAGGTTCAACATTTAGTACAGAGGCAGCCACATGCTAAAAAAGCTAAGGAAAGAACATATTTGTAGGATTGAAAAGGATTATTATGCACAGGTGCACAATACTAAACAAGTTGAAACATGGTTGGAAATTATGCTAAGTATACAAGAAACAAGACAGCATTGTGATAAACCAAGTAAGCACAGAAGGAAAGAGCATCAAGTGGGTCAAAGACATATTGCGAGACATGTTAGTAGAGGGGCAATATCACATTCACTAGAAAAGGTCTCAAACAAATTAGGACACATAACATATGCAAGACTATCACTACAGAGATTCTGAATAGAATGGAAGGTAAACTCATGTCAAGTAGCAGATATAGGCATTCAGGCATTGCCATAGTAGACTAATTAACTAAAGCAGATCCAGTTGTATCAAAGATTCATCCTAATACCAGTTCCAACATGCTGAGACAACTGTTCTGAATCACAGGCAAATACTAAAGGGGTATGGGATCGAGTGAGCATGCTGAGTGACACAATAGTAGGGAGGCAAattataactaacaatgaaagtCTTAATACGTATTACTACAGATGTGAGGCATTCATTACAGAGATTCAAATCAAGTAAACAGGTTCATGAATATTCAGGCATCAACACACTAGCTAAACGATCCTAGGAAGATTCAGATTACCTAATTAGGCGTAGATAATCTCAGAATTAGTAGCATTAAGAGTAATTAAATGCTAAAGAGACTTAAAACGTGTGTGTAGTTACAGAGCGATGCTTAAAAGTAACCCAAAAATGTATTAAGCCATGTATTCAGAAGTAAGAACGCATGCAAATCAGAGACATATAAGGATGAAATTGCAAAAGTCAAGTAACTTACCAGTTAAATGAAAATGTAAGAAAGAACAAAAGTCCAGAGTATTCTGATCATCAACGAGAAGCAAAAACCTAGAATTTAatggccttggcttttagccggacAAAACCAAAGTATAAGATGAAATAACAGAGTAAAGATTTTAGATCTAATGAGGTTATAATGATTCCAAAACCTGTCCTAAAGGGGAATGGGGAAAGGGTTTATATAGTGTAGAAATCGAACAAATAAGTATGGAAAATAAATTATTCAGACACAAACAAGGGAAAAATAATCTAGAATCAATTAGAATCAGTTTTAGGGCATAAATCAATGGGATTCAGTAAATCAATAGGGAAACAcacaaataataccaaaaataatTTAGAGTCAAATTTAAGGCAAAGAATAAAGTAGAAATTAGGAAAACATAAGGAAAAAGAGTAGTCAATCACACAAAAAAAAATATCGGTTAAGAATCGGTAAGGAATAAAGGGAAATTCAAACCCTAGTTGATAGAAATCGAAGATTGGCCAAAATCTAATCAGACCCATATAGCCATGGTCGTGAAGTATATGGATGAGATTCATGTCCAAATTCAAGCGGTCAAAAGGAAAATGGCCGGAATCTAGGATATAGTACTTGCCATGTTTAAGCAAGTACTAGGAGATAACATAAATTCGTAGGAGATGGCGATATAACACACAATAGGTAAGAGAATCATGGAAAAATCCCTGGTTGAGACGAATTCAGAGAGGCTTATTGATAGGCAGCTAGGGTTTCTGTGAGAGGGAGGGTTGTTTAAAGGTGGCGACTAAAGAGAAAGGGGGATTGGGGTTTGGGGTCAGGTGATATAAGGAAAGGGGGAAAGGTGTTGtgagtcgttgatcattttttatcaacgGCTGGGGTTTGAGAAGGGTTGGGGTCAGTTTTGGACTGGGTTGGGTCTCTTACGATTGGGCTGGGGTTATTGGGCCAAGGTCTGGGTAGTGTAGGTCCAAAATTAAGGTGAATttggggccagattttaaatacctaatattttaacaaaaaataatttataaaagaaattaataaatataaaaaatatcatttgtgcactaaaataattaaaaagaattacttaacattataaaaaataaaaagtcagtttatgcataaataatataattatacattaatatgggctattattgcaaagatgtacaatttagccttaaaaatgcaaatgtaattataaaaatgtactgaaaaatattaaaatattatgTTGGTATAAATGATAAGTTTAAacgattaaatcatcataaaaatagtttgaaggataattattagatatttatatataataaaatgcaggaataaattggtttaaaacctttaaaaattataaaaaattatgaaaaatatttgTGTATGCTTATAAATCAAATGATGACTCATATGCACTATTTTTgaagtgtatgtatatatatttaaaatatgagagaaaaattgggtatcaacaaaagTTTTTGGGGGGAAATTtaagttttcaaacttactcatatttttgacgatttcggtaaaggatttagGTTTTCACTACTATACTTGAAAAGCGGAACTATTTTCAAAATTATGAATAAGCTGAGCATTTTGAATTCCGagttatttcttttattatttgctTTACGTTATTATGaattgttgttggctattggtgttggactcgaCCTTTATTACagttcgtcactactttcaatctaaggttaggtttattacttactagtacatggggttggttatactgatactacacttctacacattgcgtgcagatgttggttgttgttgttgctgtgttcgatggttgctggatttgaagatgttCCTGCGTTCCGGTTGTAGATGCCTCTTGTTCATCGTAGCCGTAGATTTATGAAAACTCTATTTATGTACGTTttaaacagaagatgtatttacttcatatcaactttgtaaattctattcttagaagctcatgatttttAATACCAGTCCTTGAGAAATGTGTAAGATTcagataattcatttgtttaaTTGTCTTTTTTTATATTATTGAAATTGAATAGTTATTAATTGGATTGCCTAGCAGATTGGACTAGATGCCATTACgattagtgaattttgggtcgtgacagttattATGTGGTAAGCTTATACCTACTTGCTTACTTTCCGAAACTGATATCTTTGTGTACTATATTCTATTAAGAAATAAGATTTCTCCACTATATGCTTGAGACCGCTAAGATGCACATTTGGTAGCTGTTCAGTCGTGTTTTAATGTACTAATTAGTTTGAATTGCTTCTCTTATCAGTAATTTTCCGGCGTAGATCTATTGTATCTAAGCTGAGGGTCTTAGAAACAACTTTTCTATCCACTctaggataggggtaaggtctgcgtatactctACCCTCCCCAAATCTACTGATGAAATTTTACTgagttgtgttgttgttgttgtccacCTACCTTGCTGTGTCTCTCCTCGCTAATTTTGAGATTACTGaatcaccaaaaaaaaaaaaaacaaatagtgTACCACTTTCGATTTTAGTTGGTTGCATATCTTGTTGTCACCAAATAGTGAACCACTTCCGAATCTCAAGACTTAGATCATCGACTGTATTTCTTTAATAGCTGAACAATGTCCTAAGGTGGAAGAAATTACTGTAATTACTTGATTTGTTTTGTGCAAAATGCTGACTGTTGGAAGTATCTTTAGTCTAAATATTCTAGAGAGGAGGGGAGAGATGAGAGAAATAAGGAAAAAtggtgtaactaaatcccttaattgaaggcactGATAAAGAATTATGAGTCTTTTAAGGTGGAATGTATATAATTTGTAAGTAATCCTTGTTTAGGGCAGGTAATATACAAAATTAGAACACTTATAGTAAGTaagttttaaatattatataagaATGAAAAAAATCCCTTTTTGGCCTTAAGTGTAGGAAAACGGTTGTTGCACTTCAaaccttttggccttaagtgcatctaaaGTGTAACTTCTCACTTCATGCTTATTTGCCTTAAATGCATGAATTAGTTATACTTCatacctatttggccttaagtgtatctgaagtgcaattttttcatTTTAGACCCAATAAGTCTGAAGTTGATCATAAAATGAATAgacttacaaaaaaaaattacaaaacagATATAAGTTCAATTATAACCCCAAAATCGGGTATAAAAGCGGTTTTGGGCCTATTTACATCTGAACCCAAATAGCAAAAGGGAGACAGCCCATAATATTCGGCCCATGTGACCACCGAGCCCTCAGTCTTTTCACCATCTAAAGCTTTCTACTGCTCACTTTCAGCAAAAATGGCGTTAAGTGCAGCGATGCTACGGACCGGCGGGACCATCGCCGGCGTTAACTCCGGTCTCCGACGATTTCTTCACATCACGGCCCGACCTTCGCCTCTAGATAGCGTGGTTAATCAGCCGACGGCTACATCACCGTCGTTGGTTTTGCCTGAAAATGATAATAAGAACAACAGTAACAGTAACATAGGATATATGTTTCCAAATTCACCTGTCATTGGTGGGTCCATGGAGCTTATGGCTGTTCCTAAAAAGAAGGttcgattttttttcctttgACTTTTGGCACCAAGATGAATTTCTTATAATAGTAAAAAAAATCTAAATTTAACTCAACCAATATGATTATCGTGAAGTTTTTCCctaaaagatattgtgggattttgCTTTGTGGCTCTTAAATTCTTGCATATCATGCTCATTTGGCAGATTAGGTTCACTATGTACTCATTTATCCATTGTTTCACTTGTATTTGTCATTGACCGGTCATTTTGGTTCTGTAGACGATCATAGTTGGGGAGGTTAgtacatttgtttttttttttttttttgtattacgGTTGTTCTGCATTTTATATAATATAGGACTGAGATGAGCTTAAATAGTGCAACATGAATAGTAAGGATTCATATAGCCAACCCCAACTTGCTTGTGATCAAGGCATAgttgttttgttgttgtgtttgtgTGAACTTTGAAGTTAATATTGTATAGTTGGCACTGGGCTATTGTGTAACTACAAGATTTCTCTAGAGGAATCTCAACTACTTTTAAAGCTATTTGGCATTTTGCatataacatcaatcactgctgAGTAGATATAATCAATTCTTTAAAATCTTTCTCTGCGTGCTGCTTCCCTTATTTCGGTTCTTTTAGTTTTGTGTTCTCTCAAAAACATTTTACCTGGCACATACTAGGAGATATCCCTTTGGGTTGCGATATGGCATCTAGGAACTAAAGGTACTCTTTAATACTTAAGCTTGATTGGCTGTGTGGATTAGTTAAGTACATGTAGTCTCTAGTTAAACTTGAAGTTTAATCCATTGAATCCCTTAAGATTTCTGCTAATAGGATAGATTTATAGTACTGAAATCATAGGAATTATTGAATCTTTGCCTGTTCATAGCAATTAGAGGCAATATAAGCTAAATGTCTTAACAAATATTCTGAAGTTAGCTGCCACTTAGGACTGCTGTAAACACATTCGGCTGACTTTATGTGCTGAGTAGTAGCAAGGATGATACGCTTTCACACATTAAAGGATATTTATATAGACGGAAACTCCTCTCTCTTCTTGCTGCTGCAGTCTCTGTtccatatttttttcttttctatctttttttccCTTGAGGATCAATGATAGATCGGGATCTGATCCTTGTTCCATTAAATGCCATTGTTCTTTACTACACTAACTGACTAACCATTTGTGATGCTCTTTTCTTTGGTTGCGCATATTAACTAGGACTTTTTTAGATTTCCGTAGTCCGTTACATGTGTGCATAACATGAATACATGCTCTGAAGTTGTGTGGGGGGGATTGTTTGGATGTGGGATGGTGCTCTCTGGGAGGGGATGAGTTGAAGAATTTACATCTGACTGCATTTCTTTTATGGGTTGTGGTTGATGATGCAGGTTTCCCCTCACAAGAGAGGCATAAGGAATGGACCAAAGGCTCTAAAACCCATTCCAGTGATTATTCGATGCAAGTAAGAGCTTTTCCAGCAAAAGTAAACAAGTTGTATTTGAAATGTTTAAACTTGAAGCAAAATCCGCAAAGTGTCATTTAACCTGTACACTCTTGAATTTAGAAGAGCTGATTTGAATTTCTTGACAAAACATATATGCTTTTATGATCTCTGTAAAATGAAATTAACCTAGTTTTCAAGGGCaagtttttataatttaaatatgaAAATACCTTAGCCAGtacaaaattaaaacaaacaaaatagaGCAATAGAGGAGGTTGCAAACCAATGAATCCAAGAAAGTTAAGAAGGAAATAGAGTATTCAGATGACAACTCTGTGTATTGCGTTTACACATTGGATTACTTAGCTTTTTTTGCCTTTGTTTCGTTGACGTTTTGTTACCTTTCTTTTGGATGTTTAAttaactttttcttttttctttttatactCCTGTAGTTCTTGAAATTTTATACTGATAAATGTATGGAAGCATTCAATGTGAGAACTTAAACCAAGGCAGTACTGTCTCATTGAAAAATTAACTGTTTGGAGACGTACAGTTGTCTCCTATTTGGTTCTTCGGTTTAAACTAAACACATTTTCAGTCCCAGTTGTCAATTGCAAGTCAGAAACATCTCTGATTAGGTCCTATTTTAACCGGGGGGTGTGTGATGGCGCTGTTGCCTTATTATCAAAGTGCCATGTGTTGGGGGTGCATTGGTTTAACTGTGTTTTGAAGCAGATGACGGTTAAATTGTTTTAAAATCATACTGTACAGAATTCATCGATAACTATGAATGGAAAGCAAAATATTAGTCATGCCATCCGTAATCCTAGCATAAAAGTCATGAGTAGGTCATTCCTTCATAAAGTTGTTTGGTTGATTTTCTAAATAGAtgaattttaaattttatgtGGTCTGAGGTGTATCTTGCTGAACTTAGCATACAAGATATTATTGGCATGATCTCTTAATGTGTTCTTGTTAATAATCTATCATTGTATCCTTGTTTTGCAATTGTACAAATTCCACTGGAGCTGGTATTTCAGAGTTTATAGTGATTATGATGCTTATCTTAGTCAGTAGTAATTTTATAGGCAACCATGATGCTTATCTATGTTTATACTTAGGAAGGCAATGGCATAAAATCTGATGTTTCCTTCTACTATTATCTATCAATTTTATTTGAAATATTTTTGACAGAAAATATAGAAAATCAGCATGTGCTCCCAATTCTTTCTGATTTTATTTATGTCCTCCAGTTTCCTTTTCCTTGTTTCAAGTACCACAGGTATGAATAATAACACTGTTGACAACATGTTGATGCAAACAACTTGCAGTGCTTGTGGTCGAGTCAAATTGCCACATTTCTTTTGTTGCAGTGGGATTAAGCAGAATCTTGGTGAAGAGAACAACTCGGCCGGTTGATCAAATTTAAGGAAACATCCAACATATCTAAATCCTTTTCTTTCTGGTAGAATCTTCAATTAGAAATGTGTTCTTTCCGGTGATGGCGTTGTTGCCTTATTATCAAAGTGCCATGTGTTGGGGGTGCATTGGTTTAACTGTGTTTTGAAGCAGATGACGGTTAAATTGTTTTAAAATCATACTGTACAGAATTCATCGATAACTATGAATGGAAAGCAAAATATTAGTCATGCCATCCGTAATCCTAGCATAAAAGTCATGAGTAGGTCATTCCTTCATAAAGTTGTTTGGTTGATTTTCTAAATAGAtgaattttaaattttatgtGGTCTGAGGTGTATCTTGCTTAACTTAGCATACAAGATATTATTGGCATGATCTCTTAATGTGTTCTTGTTAATAATCTATCATTGTATCCTTGTTTTGCAATTGTACAAATTCCACTGGAGCTGGTATTTCAGAGTTTATAGTGATTATGATGCTTATCTTAGTCAGTAGTAATTTTATAGGCAACCATGATGCTTATCTATGTTTATACTTAGGAAGGCAATGGCATAAAATCTGATGTTTCCTTCTACTATTATCTATCAATTTTATTTGAAATATTTTTCACAGAAAATGTAGAAAATCAGCATGTGCTCCCAATTCTTTCTGATTTTATTTATGTCCTCCAGTTTCCTTTTCCTTGTTTCAAGTACCACAGGTATGAATAATAACACTGTTGACAACATGTTGATGCAAACAACTTGCAGTGCTTGTGGTCGAGTCAAATTGCCACATTTCTTTTGTTGCAGTGGGATTAAGCAGAATCTTGGTGAAGAGAACAACTCGGCCGGTTGATCAAATTTAAGGAAACATCCAACATATCTAAATCCTTTTCTTTCTGGTAGAATCTTCAATTAGAAACTCTAGGAAAAACTCATATCATACCGCATTCTGTAACAATAGTATAGTTGT comes from the Nicotiana sylvestris chromosome 4, ASM39365v2, whole genome shotgun sequence genome and includes:
- the LOC104215238 gene encoding uncharacterized protein isoform X3, with amino-acid sequence MALSAAMLRTGGTIAGVNSGLRRFLHITARPSPLDSVVNQPTATSPSLVLPENDNKNNSNSNIGYMFPNSPVIGGSMELMAVPKKKVSPHKRGIRNGPKALKPIPVIIRCNACGRVKLPHFFCCSGIKQNLGEENNSAG
- the LOC104215238 gene encoding uncharacterized protein isoform X1, yielding MALSAAMLRTGGTIAGVNSGLRRFLHITARPSPLDSVVNQPTATSPSLVLPENDNKNNSNSNIGYMFPNSPVIGGSMELMAVPKKKVSPHKRGIRNGPKALKPIPVIIRCNFLFLVSSTTGMNNNTVDNMLMQTTCSACGRVKLPHFFCCSGIKQNLGEENNSAG
- the LOC104215238 gene encoding uncharacterized protein isoform X2, producing MALSAAMLRTGGTIAGVNSGLRRFLHITARPSPLDSVVNQPTATSPSLVLPENDNKNNSNSNIGYMFPNSPVIGGSMELMAVPKKKVSPHKRGIRNGPKALKPIPVIIRCNTTGMNNNTVDNMLMQTTCSACGRVKLPHFFCCSGIKQNLGEENNSAG